The following are encoded together in the Pseudoalteromonas piscicida genome:
- the msrA gene encoding peptide-methionine (S)-S-oxide reductase MsrA, which translates to MKILQIATSIGLIIMSSVGEIALAGTDMPKPKVDGASNHIKTVVLGSGCFWGPEKRYEKMTGVIDAESGYADGKGFKPSYKEIIKSSRRFDEDNYAEVVKVTYNANLITTNELLKYYFESHDPTQKNRQGNDVGTQYRSIILYTDDQQSEKAHTLKAQYQLLLSEQGYGDIQTKIKPLRKFYPAEEYHQNYLSKNPKGYCPDHSTGVTFDKASKDKIDNTLLAQGKHIVIVDAKSYCPYCEKLKKEVLNDYQGDIPLHFRYADQLEGLTIKTATWATPTILFIENGIESLGFQGFMAREAFYKALGAFKLGRSEAFDIAFQKGTERPFCKQYDIFKNTPDGVFVDKLSGKVLFDTRDRFNSGTGWLSFTHPVKNSVTYHKDLSHGMIRTEIRSKSSGIHLGHVFKNEGPKGQDRYCINAQVLEFKAREAL; encoded by the coding sequence ATGAAAATATTACAGATAGCCACGTCGATAGGGCTCATTATAATGTCTAGTGTGGGTGAAATAGCCCTCGCTGGTACGGATATGCCAAAGCCTAAAGTGGATGGCGCGAGTAACCATATTAAAACTGTAGTGTTAGGTTCTGGTTGTTTCTGGGGCCCAGAAAAACGCTATGAAAAAATGACAGGCGTGATAGATGCTGAATCTGGCTATGCCGACGGGAAAGGGTTTAAGCCAAGTTATAAAGAGATCATTAAATCGAGTCGGCGCTTTGATGAAGACAACTATGCTGAGGTGGTAAAAGTAACTTATAACGCAAATCTTATCACCACAAATGAGCTGTTAAAATACTATTTTGAAAGTCATGATCCAACCCAAAAAAACCGTCAGGGTAATGACGTTGGAACGCAGTACCGTTCGATCATCCTCTATACTGATGATCAGCAAAGCGAAAAGGCTCACACGTTAAAAGCGCAGTATCAACTTTTGTTATCTGAACAAGGCTATGGCGATATACAAACCAAAATTAAGCCACTCAGAAAATTCTATCCAGCGGAAGAGTATCATCAGAATTATTTAAGCAAAAATCCCAAGGGGTATTGTCCAGATCACAGCACGGGAGTGACCTTTGACAAGGCGAGTAAAGATAAAATAGATAACACTTTACTAGCCCAAGGTAAACATATTGTGATTGTTGATGCTAAAAGCTATTGCCCTTATTGCGAAAAATTAAAAAAAGAGGTGCTAAATGACTATCAAGGCGATATTCCACTTCATTTTCGCTATGCAGATCAATTAGAAGGGTTAACGATTAAGACAGCGACTTGGGCGACACCAACGATCTTATTTATTGAAAATGGTATTGAGTCACTTGGTTTCCAAGGCTTTATGGCGAGAGAAGCGTTTTACAAAGCACTTGGTGCTTTTAAACTAGGTCGTTCAGAGGCTTTTGACATTGCTTTTCAAAAAGGCACAGAAAGACCGTTTTGCAAGCAGTACGATATCTTTAAAAACACACCTGATGGCGTATTTGTCGATAAATTAAGCGGCAAAGTCCTTTTTGACACCCGAGATAGGTTTAACTCAGGCACAGGGTGGTTGTCGTTTACCCACCCAGTAAAAAACAGCGTGACGTACCACAAAGATTTAAGCCACGGTATGATAAGAACCGAAATACGTTCAAAAAGCAGCGGCATTCATTTAGGCCATGTATTTAAAAATGAAGGGCCAAAGGGTCAAGACCGCTATTGTATCAATGCCCAAGTACTTGAGTTTAAAGCGAGAGAGGCGCTTTAG
- a CDS encoding MFS transporter has product MRKHAKRKHLWSLGALIQAACVLLMALLAWQQTENQLYAWLVLGLLAIFSIARSLSSVSSKDVIGKTIPKQKRGQLSGQAASVSGLITVTFGVGLFIAATQVNNVNFVITLVLAALFWLVGALTFSKINEYEGATEGGESGIAKIKQDLALLKIDPTLKKFILARSLLLSSALIPPYFTVMAQQNISDGAWVLAILLAVSGLASLVSGAFWGRLADQSSKRVMIYGATITVACTAVLLTTSLFYSSLLEKMWFIPLCYFVVAIAHQGVRVGRKTYVVDMAEGNKRTSYVTLSNTIIGIVLLLTSALGVIASIFSINVLLALYIMITILGIAMTSRLPNVTER; this is encoded by the coding sequence GTGCGCAAGCACGCAAAGAGAAAGCACCTTTGGTCGCTCGGTGCACTTATTCAAGCCGCTTGTGTACTGCTCATGGCACTACTAGCATGGCAGCAAACTGAAAATCAATTATACGCTTGGTTGGTACTTGGGTTGCTGGCAATTTTTAGCATCGCCCGCAGCTTAAGTTCTGTATCGTCAAAAGATGTCATCGGTAAAACTATCCCTAAACAAAAGCGCGGTCAGCTTAGCGGCCAAGCTGCATCAGTCAGTGGGCTTATTACTGTTACGTTTGGTGTTGGACTTTTTATCGCTGCCACTCAGGTAAACAACGTCAATTTTGTGATCACACTTGTGCTTGCTGCTCTCTTTTGGCTGGTAGGCGCGTTGACGTTTTCAAAAATCAATGAGTACGAAGGAGCAACCGAGGGAGGTGAAAGCGGAATAGCTAAAATCAAACAGGACCTTGCGCTGTTAAAAATTGACCCAACACTCAAAAAGTTTATTCTAGCCCGTAGTTTACTGTTAAGCTCCGCGCTTATTCCGCCCTACTTCACCGTGATGGCGCAGCAGAATATTAGCGACGGTGCTTGGGTACTGGCAATCTTGTTAGCGGTGTCTGGACTTGCAAGTTTAGTCAGTGGCGCTTTTTGGGGTCGTCTTGCCGATCAATCAAGTAAACGCGTGATGATATATGGCGCAACTATCACTGTGGCTTGCACCGCAGTGCTACTGACAACTTCTTTATTTTATTCTTCATTACTCGAAAAAATGTGGTTTATTCCACTTTGCTATTTTGTTGTTGCTATCGCCCACCAGGGTGTGCGCGTGGGTCGAAAAACCTATGTTGTCGATATGGCTGAAGGAAACAAACGTACCAGTTATGTCACGCTCAGTAACACCATTATTGGCATCGTACTGTTATTGACGAGTGCACTTGGCGTGATTGCTTCGATATTTTCAATTAACGTGTTACTCGCACTCTACATTATGATCACGATATTAGGCATCGCCATGACAAGCCGCTTACCTAATGTCACTGAACGGTAA
- a CDS encoding leucyl aminopeptidase, which produces MSLTTRFSALALAVASMASANAADFEFNTKLANADALVIFQAGENQSNLKFLDKDTRKQLERAIAAEDFKGAYGKTVEVLAPVDSDYKRIFIVGLGDSGLLNASKMTKLGGNLHAKFEGKKLENVAVAFEEVEGALSNAELAAQFAHGANLRDHTFEVYKREPNTVNVSYHFDVADKQATQAQYKALQHIQAGVFLARDLTSEVATEMTPVDFAKAAKELEQYGVEVKVLAPAELKELGMGALEGVGRGSEHGSRLVVAHYKGNNDTPIALVGKGITFDSGGYSIKTGASIARMKSDMAGAAAVLGTVKAMALSKADVNVVAVMGMAANMVSQYAIAPGDVLRTAEGISVEVVNTDAEGRLVLSDAMWYARKQYSPEIMIDVATLTGSKIRAVGNEYSAIFSEDDSLITEFTNAGKIVNENVWRLPLGYKDKLKSDIADFQNVGSGGPGATTAATFLQQFAGDTRWVHIDIAGNALSSSAKDEVPTGGTGYGVRLLSQWLLTGK; this is translated from the coding sequence ATGTCATTGACTACGCGTTTTTCTGCTTTAGCGCTGGCGGTTGCCAGTATGGCTTCTGCAAATGCCGCTGACTTTGAGTTCAATACCAAGCTTGCAAACGCTGATGCACTGGTAATTTTTCAAGCTGGCGAGAACCAAAGTAACTTAAAGTTCCTTGATAAAGACACTCGCAAGCAATTGGAACGTGCAATTGCTGCTGAAGACTTTAAAGGGGCGTATGGCAAAACGGTTGAAGTATTAGCGCCTGTAGACTCTGATTATAAGCGTATCTTCATTGTTGGTTTGGGTGATTCAGGCTTACTCAATGCGAGCAAAATGACCAAACTTGGTGGTAACCTGCACGCGAAATTCGAAGGTAAAAAGCTGGAGAATGTTGCGGTTGCATTCGAAGAAGTTGAGGGAGCGCTCTCAAATGCAGAACTAGCAGCACAATTTGCACATGGTGCAAACCTTCGTGACCACACCTTCGAAGTATACAAAAGAGAACCAAATACTGTTAACGTAAGCTATCACTTTGACGTTGCTGATAAGCAAGCAACGCAAGCTCAGTATAAAGCACTACAACACATTCAAGCTGGCGTATTTTTGGCACGTGACTTGACCTCTGAAGTCGCGACAGAAATGACGCCTGTAGACTTTGCAAAAGCAGCAAAGGAGCTTGAGCAGTATGGTGTTGAAGTAAAAGTATTAGCGCCTGCTGAACTTAAAGAGCTTGGCATGGGCGCACTTGAGGGCGTTGGCCGTGGTAGCGAACATGGCTCACGATTAGTTGTTGCGCATTATAAAGGTAACAACGACACACCAATTGCACTGGTTGGTAAAGGTATCACTTTCGATTCAGGTGGTTATAGCATCAAAACCGGCGCTTCTATTGCGCGCATGAAATCTGATATGGCGGGCGCGGCTGCCGTGCTTGGAACAGTAAAAGCAATGGCACTGAGCAAAGCAGACGTAAACGTGGTCGCTGTGATGGGTATGGCGGCAAATATGGTGTCTCAATATGCAATCGCACCGGGTGATGTGCTACGTACTGCAGAAGGTATTAGCGTAGAAGTTGTAAACACTGATGCTGAAGGTCGTTTGGTGCTATCTGATGCCATGTGGTACGCACGTAAACAGTACAGCCCTGAGATCATGATTGACGTCGCGACATTAACTGGCTCTAAAATACGTGCTGTTGGTAACGAATATTCAGCGATTTTCTCTGAGGATGATAGCTTAATTACAGAATTTACCAACGCTGGTAAAATTGTGAACGAAAACGTCTGGCGTCTACCGCTTGGCTATAAAGACAAGCTAAAATCAGACATCGCTGATTTCCAAAACGTAGGTTCTGGTGGCCCTGGAGCCACAACTGCCGCGACTTTCCTACAGCAATTTGCTGGCGACACTCGTTGGGTTCATATCGATATCGCAGGTAATGCACTATCAAGCTCAGCCAAGGACGAAGTCCCAACCGGTGGTACGGGTTATGGCGTTCGCCTACTAAGCCAATGGCTATTAACTGGTAAATAA
- the pxpB gene encoding 5-oxoprolinase subunit PxpB has translation MSDVSCYLLGEQAIVVDAMCLPDSNPPINQRLFALKKWLDNSGDFIDVVPAKSSVTAYLKESSKATTWQHKILTHWQDLEIAEVKPTHHEIEVFYGKEFGQDFERVTSELQLTPRQLIELHSSVDYQVQFIGFLPGFAYLSGLPTSLQLPRKSTPITKVPKGSIAIADSYSAIYPSQSPGGWHLLGQTNTTLFDPNSASASLLQPGDIVRFVEKSC, from the coding sequence ATGTCCGATGTGAGTTGTTACCTATTAGGTGAGCAAGCGATTGTTGTGGATGCAATGTGTTTGCCTGATAGCAACCCCCCAATTAATCAAAGATTGTTCGCCCTCAAGAAATGGCTAGATAATAGCGGTGATTTTATTGATGTGGTACCCGCTAAGTCTTCAGTCACCGCCTATTTAAAAGAATCCAGTAAAGCCACTACATGGCAACACAAGATCCTAACGCATTGGCAAGACTTAGAAATCGCAGAGGTAAAGCCAACGCACCACGAGATTGAGGTGTTTTACGGCAAAGAATTCGGTCAGGATTTTGAACGCGTCACGAGTGAATTACAACTGACACCAAGACAGCTTATCGAACTGCACTCAAGCGTTGATTATCAAGTACAATTTATTGGCTTCTTACCCGGTTTTGCTTACTTGTCAGGGTTACCAACCTCGCTTCAATTACCCCGAAAATCCACACCAATTACCAAAGTCCCTAAAGGCAGTATTGCCATTGCAGACAGCTACAGTGCAATTTACCCGAGCCAATCTCCCGGTGGCTGGCATTTACTTGGACAAACCAATACTACGCTATTTGACCCAAATTCTGCATCAGCAAGCTTGCTGCAACCGGGAGATATCGTGCGTTTTGTGGAGAAATCATGCTAG
- a CDS encoding biotin-dependent carboxyltransferase family protein: MLEVIKSGPLSTIQDIGRQGLRHLGVSQAGVLDPVALKLANTLLSNNDDTAAIEVTIGLCEFRFHAPTNFVIAGADLNACLNGEAVYPCWRNSVKAGDKLTFKQNRDGLRAYLVVEGGFTNIDKLLGSYSTDLMAGFGGISGRALKQGDKLSYTPSTAKDSVGGLQPSYEKLIHFIPGPHLELISKNTLSVLNDTIWKVNPSSNRMGIRLGGHSSLAHDQSIATQAVHPGVIQLPPSGEPIILLNDCQTTGGYPIIGTIIQADMRHLSQLGAGDCIHLKSTSLTDAAKESHRVKAHLNQLRLALKNKEQQND, translated from the coding sequence ATGCTAGAAGTTATTAAATCAGGGCCACTTTCAACTATTCAAGACATTGGCCGCCAAGGACTTCGCCACTTAGGAGTAAGTCAAGCAGGTGTCCTTGACCCCGTCGCACTCAAGCTTGCAAATACACTACTATCGAATAACGACGATACCGCAGCTATTGAAGTGACTATTGGCTTATGCGAGTTTCGCTTCCATGCACCCACTAACTTTGTTATTGCAGGGGCAGATCTCAATGCGTGTTTAAACGGTGAAGCGGTATACCCTTGTTGGCGCAACAGTGTTAAAGCTGGAGATAAACTTACATTTAAACAAAATCGCGATGGCTTACGCGCTTATTTGGTCGTCGAAGGTGGTTTTACCAATATAGACAAGCTGCTTGGGAGTTATTCAACCGATCTCATGGCAGGCTTTGGGGGAATAAGCGGCCGAGCGCTAAAGCAAGGTGACAAGCTGAGCTATACACCAAGCACTGCCAAAGACTCTGTTGGTGGATTACAGCCCAGCTACGAAAAGCTTATTCACTTTATCCCAGGCCCGCACCTTGAGTTAATTTCCAAAAATACACTGAGTGTGTTGAACGACACCATTTGGAAAGTAAATCCCAGCAGTAATCGCATGGGCATACGCCTTGGTGGCCATAGCAGCCTAGCGCACGACCAGAGTATCGCAACACAAGCGGTCCACCCGGGAGTTATTCAGCTGCCTCCCAGTGGAGAACCCATTATTTTATTGAATGACTGCCAAACCACAGGCGGTTATCCAATTATTGGTACCATCATTCAAGCCGATATGCGTCACTTAAGCCAATTGGGCGCGGGTGATTGTATCCATTTAAAATCAACATCCCTTACAGATGCAGCAAAGGAATCTCACCGAGTAAAGGCGCATCTCAATCAGCTAAGGTTAGCGCTTAAAAATAAAGAACAACAAAATGACTGA
- a CDS encoding DUF969 domain-containing protein yields the protein MTELNLLPLSGIAVIVIGFALRFNPLLVVTSAGLVTGFAVGIDFIDLIATFGEKFMNSRQLASFLLILPVIAILERYGLQQRAKAWVAGIKGATTSRILSMYFVVRECSAALGLINLAGQAQTVRPLLAPMAIGAAANQYGDLPQDVKDMIGAHAAACDNIAVFFGEDIFIAFGAVLLMDAFLKENGITGIEPLHIGLWAIPTAIAALIVHLFRLARFEAKIRAEIVRCQQQQSDKDKAPSNTNSVLKEESL from the coding sequence ATGACTGAGCTAAATCTCCTTCCCCTTTCGGGCATTGCCGTGATTGTTATTGGCTTTGCACTGAGGTTTAATCCCTTATTAGTCGTCACTTCGGCAGGTTTGGTCACCGGTTTTGCCGTCGGGATCGACTTTATTGACTTAATTGCCACCTTTGGCGAAAAGTTTATGAACTCTCGCCAGCTTGCGAGTTTTTTACTTATCTTACCCGTGATCGCAATTTTAGAACGCTACGGCTTACAGCAACGGGCTAAAGCTTGGGTTGCGGGCATAAAAGGGGCGACCACGTCTCGCATTTTAAGTATGTATTTTGTTGTCCGTGAGTGTTCCGCAGCACTGGGGTTAATCAATTTAGCAGGCCAAGCTCAAACCGTTAGGCCACTGCTAGCTCCGATGGCGATAGGCGCTGCGGCGAACCAATACGGCGACTTGCCACAAGATGTAAAAGACATGATAGGCGCACACGCTGCCGCCTGCGATAATATTGCCGTCTTCTTTGGTGAAGATATTTTTATCGCCTTTGGTGCTGTGCTACTCATGGATGCCTTTCTAAAGGAAAACGGCATTACGGGGATTGAACCGCTGCATATCGGACTTTGGGCAATACCGACGGCAATTGCAGCGCTCATTGTTCATCTCTTCCGTTTAGCGCGATTTGAAGCAAAGATACGGGCAGAAATTGTGCGCTGTCAGCAGCAACAAAGCGACAAAGACAAAGCGCCTAGCAATACAAATTCGGTGCTAAAGGAGGAATCATTATGA
- a CDS encoding DUF979 domain-containing protein → MSLVNTSDAQSSLLSIDNIYLLIGFIVMFLVVKTLQDKAHPKRLTTALFWFLFGSVFIFGDASIALIGERNTYLWIGVNVVIIALLAGMNMVSMGNYDMPCERAKTEDANRFGNKLFVPAVLIPIVTVICTIILSDIQLGDFYLFDQDHVTLSALTLACTIALLVSWKITKGSPLQALSESRRLVDSIGWAAILPQMLAMLGGVFIVSNTGTAIQDLVTLFISPDNRFMLVVLYCVGMALFTMIMGNAFAAFPVMTAGIALPFLIQGHGADPAPLVAIGMYSGYCGTLMTPMAANFNIVPAALLDLKDKYQVIKVQIPTAITLLVINIFLMYGVVF, encoded by the coding sequence ATGAGCTTAGTGAACACTTCTGATGCGCAATCCAGCCTACTTTCAATTGACAACATCTATTTATTGATTGGTTTTATTGTCATGTTTTTGGTAGTAAAAACGCTACAAGATAAGGCCCATCCCAAGCGTCTCACCACCGCTCTATTTTGGTTTTTATTTGGTTCTGTTTTTATCTTTGGTGATGCCTCTATCGCCTTGATTGGCGAGCGAAACACCTATTTGTGGATTGGCGTCAACGTGGTGATAATCGCACTGCTTGCCGGTATGAATATGGTGTCCATGGGAAATTATGATATGCCGTGCGAACGAGCCAAAACAGAAGATGCTAATCGGTTTGGTAATAAATTGTTTGTTCCCGCCGTACTTATTCCAATCGTTACTGTGATCTGTACTATCATCTTAAGCGACATTCAGCTCGGCGATTTTTATCTATTCGATCAGGATCACGTAACGCTTTCAGCACTGACACTCGCTTGCACCATCGCTTTGCTGGTGAGCTGGAAGATAACCAAAGGCAGTCCTCTACAAGCACTTTCTGAATCTCGTCGCTTGGTCGACTCAATAGGCTGGGCAGCGATATTGCCACAGATGCTAGCAATGCTTGGCGGCGTATTTATCGTCTCCAACACAGGTACTGCTATCCAAGACTTAGTGACATTGTTTATTTCGCCAGATAACCGTTTTATGCTCGTTGTACTGTATTGTGTGGGCATGGCACTCTTTACCATGATTATGGGCAATGCTTTTGCCGCATTTCCGGTAATGACGGCGGGTATTGCGCTGCCATTTTTGATCCAAGGGCATGGCGCTGATCCTGCACCGCTCGTCGCAATTGGCATGTATTCGGGTTATTGTGGAACACTGATGACACCGATGGCCGCCAACTTCAACATCGTGCCAGCGGCACTGTTAGATTTAAAAGATAAGTACCAAGTCATTAAAGTGCAAATACCAACCGCTATAACGTTATTGGTGATTAATATTTTTCTTATGTACGGAGTCGTTTTTTAA
- the pcp gene encoding pyroglutamyl-peptidase I yields the protein MSSYSKPCVLVTGFTPFGGESINPSWQLAQLLEGETIEGHLIHTKELPCEFDKSIESLTKAIDKYHPSVVICLGQAGGRCDISIERIAININDARIADNAGNQPIDTPVVTHGPDAYFASLPIKSMLSSALQAGVPASISNTAGTYVCNHVMYGLLHYLSTHDLACRGGFVHIPYLPSQAAHHPGAPSMDIDTLVKGIKILLTGAITQKQDIKLVAGTTH from the coding sequence ATGTCCAGTTACAGTAAACCTTGTGTCCTCGTTACTGGGTTCACCCCATTTGGTGGTGAGTCCATCAACCCTTCATGGCAATTAGCTCAGCTATTAGAAGGTGAAACCATAGAAGGCCACCTGATCCACACTAAAGAGTTACCTTGCGAGTTCGATAAAAGTATTGAGTCTTTAACAAAAGCAATTGATAAGTATCATCCAAGCGTGGTTATTTGTTTAGGTCAAGCTGGTGGACGCTGTGATATCTCCATCGAACGCATCGCGATTAACATCAACGATGCCAGAATAGCTGACAACGCGGGAAACCAGCCGATAGACACACCGGTCGTCACACACGGACCCGATGCTTACTTTGCCTCTTTACCAATAAAAAGTATGCTAAGTAGTGCGCTTCAGGCGGGGGTTCCTGCGAGTATTTCTAATACTGCGGGCACTTACGTGTGCAACCATGTGATGTATGGATTACTGCACTATCTTAGTACACATGACTTAGCGTGCCGTGGTGGCTTTGTGCATATCCCATACTTGCCCTCCCAAGCGGCGCACCACCCTGGTGCACCCAGTATGGACATTGACACCCTAGTTAAAGGAATAAAAATCCTATTAACCGGTGCCATCACACAAAAGCAAGATATTAAGCTGGTCGCTGGAACGACACACTAA
- the asnB gene encoding asparagine synthase B, with protein sequence MCSIFGVLDIKTDPLALREQAIEMSKKLRHRGPDWSGVYSSEKAILVHERLAIVGVSSGAQPLFNPEKTHILAVNGEIYNHKELARALTVPFEFQTESDCEVILALYKQKGPEFLDDLNGIFAFCLYDETEDAFLIGRDHIGIIPLYTGRDQSGNLYVASEMKALTPICTQIEEFPPGHYWYSKEGGPREYYQRDWQAFSAVKDNEASPEAVKNGLEAAVKRQLMCDVPYGVLLSGGLDSSVISAITQKFAAKRIEDDGASDAWWPKLHSFSIGLEGSPDLAAAQKVADKIGTVHHPIHFTVQQGIDALKEVVYHLETYDVTTIRASTPMYLMARYIKAMGIKMVLSGEGADELFGGYLYFHKAPNAEEFHNELNRKVSKLHMFDCLRANKSMAAWGVEARVPFLDKEFVDIAMRTNPDYKMCKDGRIEKHVIREAFDGYLPGDVLWRQKEQFSDGVGYSWIDSLKEYVSKQVSDSDLENAHYRYPINTPDSKEAYYYRTIFESHFPGEAAAKCVPHGKSVACSTPEALAWDESFQRNADPSGRAASSHNEAYNQK encoded by the coding sequence ATGTGTTCAATTTTCGGCGTACTTGACATCAAGACCGATCCCCTTGCACTTCGCGAGCAAGCGATCGAAATGTCAAAAAAACTAAGACACCGTGGCCCCGACTGGTCAGGGGTCTATTCAAGTGAAAAAGCCATTTTAGTTCATGAGCGTTTGGCAATTGTCGGCGTTTCTAGCGGCGCACAACCATTATTTAACCCTGAAAAAACACATATTTTGGCGGTAAATGGTGAAATTTATAATCATAAAGAGCTTGCAAGAGCACTGACCGTTCCATTTGAATTTCAAACAGAGTCAGACTGTGAAGTGATCTTGGCGCTATACAAGCAAAAAGGCCCTGAGTTTTTAGATGATCTCAATGGAATTTTTGCATTTTGTTTGTACGATGAAACGGAAGATGCTTTTTTAATTGGTCGTGACCACATCGGTATTATTCCACTTTACACTGGCCGTGATCAAAGCGGTAACCTCTATGTCGCCAGCGAAATGAAAGCGCTCACACCTATTTGTACACAAATTGAAGAGTTTCCTCCTGGCCATTATTGGTATTCAAAAGAAGGGGGTCCAAGAGAGTATTACCAACGCGACTGGCAAGCGTTTAGTGCTGTAAAAGACAATGAAGCAAGCCCCGAAGCGGTTAAAAATGGGCTAGAAGCTGCTGTAAAACGCCAATTGATGTGCGATGTGCCCTATGGCGTCTTGTTGTCTGGTGGGCTGGATTCTTCTGTGATTTCCGCTATCACACAAAAATTTGCTGCAAAGCGAATCGAAGACGATGGCGCATCAGACGCATGGTGGCCAAAACTTCACTCATTTTCAATTGGCTTGGAAGGATCACCCGATCTTGCAGCAGCACAAAAGGTAGCAGACAAAATCGGCACGGTTCACCACCCCATTCACTTTACCGTACAGCAAGGTATCGATGCGCTTAAAGAAGTGGTTTATCACCTAGAGACCTATGATGTCACAACCATTCGTGCCTCTACCCCTATGTATCTTATGGCACGCTACATTAAAGCAATGGGCATTAAAATGGTACTATCAGGCGAAGGGGCCGATGAACTATTTGGTGGCTATTTGTATTTCCACAAAGCACCAAATGCTGAAGAATTTCACAACGAGCTAAATCGAAAGGTCTCGAAACTGCATATGTTTGATTGCTTACGTGCAAATAAGTCAATGGCGGCTTGGGGTGTCGAAGCGCGCGTTCCCTTCTTAGATAAAGAATTTGTCGATATTGCCATGCGCACTAATCCAGACTACAAAATGTGTAAAGATGGCCGTATCGAAAAACACGTTATCCGCGAGGCGTTTGATGGTTATTTACCCGGTGACGTATTGTGGCGCCAAAAAGAGCAGTTTTCTGATGGCGTAGGCTATAGCTGGATTGATTCACTGAAAGAATATGTCAGTAAGCAAGTGAGCGATTCGGATCTTGAAAACGCTCACTACCGCTATCCAATCAATACACCGGATAGCAAAGAAGCCTATTACTATCGCACCATTTTTGAGTCGCATTTCCCAGGAGAAGCGGCTGCCAAGTGTGTTCCTCACGGCAAGTCTGTGGCGTGTTCAACACCCGAAGCGCTGGCTTGGGACGAGTCGTTCCAACGTAATGCCGATCCATCAGGTCGCGCAGCAAGCTCACACAACGAAGCGTATAATCAAAAATAA